The following are encoded in a window of Mycobacterium decipiens genomic DNA:
- a CDS encoding SRPBCC family protein: MAIKESRDIVIEASPEEILDIIADFEAMTEWSPAHQSVEILETGDDGWPSKVKMKVKTAGITDEQVVAYSWTDRSVRWTLVSSTQQRAQDGKYELIPKGDNTLVKFEIAIDPQVPLPGFVLKRAIKGTIDTATEALRRQVLKVKKGQ; the protein is encoded by the coding sequence ATGGCAATCAAGGAGTCGCGCGACATCGTCATCGAAGCAAGTCCCGAGGAGATCCTGGATATCATCGCCGATTTCGAAGCGATGACCGAGTGGTCGCCAGCCCATCAGAGCGTCGAGATACTCGAGACCGGGGACGACGGGTGGCCTAGCAAGGTGAAGATGAAAGTCAAGACCGCGGGCATCACCGACGAACAGGTGGTGGCCTACAGCTGGACCGACCGCTCAGTACGGTGGACGCTGGTCAGCTCCACACAGCAGCGCGCGCAGGATGGAAAGTACGAGTTGATTCCCAAGGGCGACAACACCCTGGTCAAGTTTGAGATTGCCATTGACCCTCAGGTGCCACTGCCCGGCTTCGTGCTGAAACGCGCTATCAAAGGGACGATCGATACCGCGACCGAGGCCCTGCGCAGGCAG